From uncultured Pseudodesulfovibrio sp.:
CGAAGACGACGTGGCCGAAGTGGTCGCTATCGGACCGGTTCCCATGATGGAAGCGGTTTGTAATGTGACCAAACCCTTTGGCACCAAGACCACCGTTTCACTCAATTCTATCATGGTGGATGGCATTGGAATGTGTGGTGCCTGTCGTTGTTCCGTGGGCGGCAAGACACAGTTTGCCTGTGTGGATGGCCCGGAGTTTGACGGACATGAAGTGGATTTTGCTGAGTTGAAAACCCGTTTGTGGCAGTTCAAGGAACAGGAAGGGGAATCCATGGAATTGTTTAGCAGGGAGTGTCAGTGCAATGGCGGAAAATAAGAAGAAGAAAGTCCGCGCCCGGACACCCATGCCACATCAGGACCCAATTCAGCGCGGGAAGAATTTTGACGAAGTAGCCCTTGGGTATTCTCGTGAGCAGGCCCTTATTGAAGCCGAGCGGTGTCTGCAATGTAAAAAGCCGCTTTGTCAGGAAGGGTGCCCGGTCAATATCGACATCAAGGGCTTTATCGCTCAACTGGTGGATGACGATTTGCAAGGTGCTTACAGTACTATTCGCAAAACCAACTCCCTGCCTGCTGTCTGTGGTCGTGTCTGCCCGCAGGAAACCCAGTGCGAAGGAAAGTGCATTCTCGGCAAGAAGCATGAGCCGGTGGCCATTGGCCGTCTTGAGCGGTACGTGGCCGACACCTATGCAGCAGAATCAGCCTGTGAAGAAGTGACCGATCTGTCCACCTGTGCTTTGGAGCGGGAAGACCTCAAGGTCGCCTGCATTGGGGCGGGACCGTCTTCTCTGACCGTGGCCGGATATCTGGCCGGCCGTGGCATCAAGGTGGATGTTTTTGAAGCCCTGCACGAACCGGGCGGTGTGCTTATTTACGGTATCCCGGAATTTCGTTTGCCCAAGTCCGTAGTCGGTCGTGAACTGGACGGTCTGCGTGAACTTGGTGTGACCTTTCGTACCAACTGGGTGGGGGGCAAGACCATCACCATTCAGGATTTACTCGAAGAAGGCTACAACGCCATCTTCATTGGCGTGGGAGCAGGACTGCCACGTTTCCTGAACGTACCGGGTGAAAATCTTGTCGGCGTATTTTCGGCCAACGAATATTTGACCCGCGTCAATCTTGGTCGGGCCTATGATTTTCCTAATTATGACACTCCGGCCTACAATGCGCGGCGTGTGGCTGTGCTTGGCGCAGGCAACGTGGCCATGGACGCGGCCCGAACCGCATTGCGCATGGGAGCCGAAGAAGTGTCAATTGTTTATCGTCGGTCCGAGGACGAAATGCCTGCCCGTCGTGAAGAAATCGAACACGCCATCGAGGAAGGCATCAAGCTTCGCTGTCTGTGCGGCCCGGTCTCTTTTCATGGCGACAATCAGGGACGGCTTAAGGCCATGACCGTGCAAAAGATGGAACTTGGCGAACCGGATGATTCCGGCCGTTGTTCTCCGGTCTGCATTGAGGGGGCGACCGAACAGGTGCCCTGTGATATGGCGATTATTGCCGTGGGCACGCGTCCGAACCCGATCTTGCTGGAAGCGACTCCCGACCTCGCTCTAAACAAGTGGGGCTACATTGAGGCTGATGCCGAAACCGGCGAAACTTCCATTTCTAACGTCTTTGCTGGCGGTGATATTGTTACCGGCGCGGCCACGGTCATTTCGGCCATGGGCGCGGGCCGACGTGCAGCCAAGGTCATTGCGAGCAGATTGCTGTAAGCGATTAGCTAAGTTCGCGTATGAGCCACCAGACCGAAGTATCGGTCTGGTGGCTTTTTTGTTGGGGTGAAGGGGGGCCGTGAATTGTATTCGTGAGTTTAAAATAGAGTAGGCAGGTATACTTTTATTCCATCTTGACAAGAAGATGCCTCCAAACTATTAGCGATAACGACTTTCATTTTCATTTATAAAAGCTCAAGTTTGCAACGGTATCACTTTCAACGGTTGATGGAGGATGTGTATGAAATTTAAAATGTTGTTGGCAGTGGGAGTGCTGTGCGTTTGTGTCGTACAGGCCCATGCAGCGAATGAAGGCTGCATTGATTGCCATGGTAAAGACAATCCGAAATTGGTTGTGGACTGGGAATCCTCGGCCATGGCCAAAAAAGGTATGGGCTGTGAGGATTGTCACGGCACGGAACACGATGGGCCGACGAATGTGGATAAATCCGTATTGCCGACAATTAAGCAATGTTCCAAATGCCATGAAAAGCAGGCCCGTCAATTTATGCTTGGTAAACACGCAAGAGCTGAAGAAGCCCTCAGCATTCCACCTATGGGCAAAAAGGTGAACAAACAGGCTCCGGTCGTTTTCAGGCGCGCCTGTGCAACGTGTCATCAGGAAATATGTAAGGGCGGTGGACAGTGCGATGCGTGTCATTCCCGGCATCGTTTTTCGGCAGAAGAAGCCCGTAAGCCGGAGGCATGTCTCCCGTGCCATATGGGGAATCATCCCCAATATGAGGCTTATGGATTTTCGAAACACGGTGCGTTGTATAAATCGCGTGGACTTGATGATGCCGTACCAACCTGTGCGACATGTCATATGTCCAAAGGCGACCACATGGTGAAAACCAGTTGGGGTTTCTTTGGTATTCGAGGTGAGGAGCCTGATAAGAAACAGGCTGCAATTCAAAAGAAAGTCAAGAAATCATTATCCATGCTTGGCCCTGTGCTTGCGCCGGACAGCTTTCGCCCGGATATGGCCCAATGGAACGAACGTCGTGAAGCCATGCTTGATATTTGCGCCGATTGCCACAGCCGCTCCCATGCCAAAGGTCATTTGGAAGAAGGTGACAAAGTCGTTACTCAGGCCAACAAGATGGCGTCAGGATTAATTTCTGCAGCCGATGAATTGAAAGCCATGGGGGAGTTGAACCAGAAAGAATACTTCTGGCTGATACGGGATAAAATGCATGCACAGCGTATGGGAATGTATATCAATGCCTTTCATCAGAACCCGGAAGGCGTGCTCCTTGATTTCATTCATTTTAAGCGCGAAACCATGGCCTTGAAGAAAAATATACAGCAAAAGAAGGGCAAGAAATAAGACAACGCGAGTTGTTTATGCCTTCAGCCTGTTATCGCCAGATCGAGTTATCGGTCTGGCGTTTTTTTTAGCGTAGTAAAGTCTCGATGTAACCGTTTGTTCGTTTTGAGCGATAATAGTGAGACAGGAGACCTTTATGATTCGTATCGGATTTTTAAGTGCGCTATTGTGTATGTTTGCTTTGAATGGACCGGCTTTTGGCGGGGCGTATCCCATTGTGGACACGGGGCAGGACGGCTGTTTTGACAATCAGAGTCAGACCAAATGTCCGAAGCCGGGAGAATTGTTCAACGGACAGGATTCTCAGTATAAAGGGAATATGGCCCGCTATCAAGACAATGGTGATGGGACAGTGTCCGACCTTGTGACAGGGCTGATGTGGGTCAAGGCACGAGGATATAAATTGAGTTGGCGGACTGCCGTGAATGGTGCGCAGGTTTGCCGAGTTGGTGGGTATGACGATTGGCGCGCTCCCTCCATCAAGGAACTTTATTCCCTTATGGATTTTAATGGGTGGGTTCAAGGGAAGGCACAGGATTCCGTTGCTTTTATTGATACTCGATATTTTGATTTCGCCTGGGGCAATACTCGAGCCGGTGCTCGTATCATCGACTGTCAGGATTGGTCGTCAACTTTGTATAAGGGAACGACCATGGGAGGTAGTCGGACTGCCTTTGGTGTCAACTTTGCGGATGGGCGTATCAAGGGATATCCGATCATGGATCGCGGCACTCGCCATGATAAATATATTCGTTATGTGCGTGGCAATTCAGATTATGGCAGGAATGATTTTGTGGACAATGGGAATGAGACTATTGCGGATAAGGCCACGGGATTGGTCTGGCAGAAAACCGACGACGGTAAGATCCGTAATTGGGAACAGGCGTTGTCCTATTGTGAAAATTTGACCCTAGCAGGACACAATGACTGGCGTTTACCCAACATCAAGGAGTTGCAGTCTATCGTTGATTATTCGCGCAGTCCTACCGCAACAGGTTCAGCAGCAATTGATCCGATATTTGGTGTGACAGAGGTGGAATCCTATTTTTGGTCTTCCACCACACATTTGGATGGGCCAAAGCCCAGTCATGCGGCGTATGTCGCATTCGGACGCGCCATGGGATACTTTGCACCGCCGAGGTCCAGCGCAAACAAGGATTTGATGGATGTGCACGGGGCCGGAGCGCAGCGCAGCGACCCTAAGGCTGGTGATCCGTCCCGCTATTCGCAGGGACACGGTCCGCAGGGAGATGACATCCGCATTAATAATTATGTCCGTTGTGTGTCCGGTGGGGACGTGGAGTACTACGAGCCGTCAAACGATCAAATTCCCGAGTGGAAGGGAATTGCTGGCAATGATTCCAATCGGTCCATGAAGCAGGATCAGAACAGGCCTCAGAAACAAGGTAGGCGGGGCAGTCCGCCTCAAGAGGCCTTTGACGCATGCAATGGGAAATCGGCAGGAAACAGGTGTACGGTTGAAACACCACGTGGGACTCTTTCCGGTATTTGTGTGGATATGCCGGAAGGAATAGTTTGTGTTCCCAAAGGCGGCGGTGGTAGGCGGTCCCGACAGTAAATTGAATTCCCCTGACTCAACACCCTCCCAGTATTGAGACAGAAAACGGCGCACCATGATTTCATGGTGCGCCGTACTTTTTGTTTGGGATGCGATGTTAGGCTGAAGCGTCTGTATCTTCTTCGATGACCTTTTTCAGGCGATCTTCAATCATCCGAATGTGGAGACGTAGGGAATAGATGTAATCCGTATACGAGAGTGGAACCGAGGTCTCTAGAACCTTGCGGTCCATGCGTTCCAATTGGGCAAGCATCTTTTGGGCATCCTGAGTGTTTTTCATTTCATAGGCTTCCATGTCCAGTTTCTTAAGATGCTTGTACCACTTGAAAATGCGGCGTCTGATCTGCCAACGGTACGCTGGTGGTGTGATCTTGAATAGTGGGAAAAGTAGTGTAAGCAATGGGATAAGCAGAATCTTCAGTCTCTCCACGGTGATGGCGAGCTGGAACGGGAGATAACGCATAAGGAATGGAGGGCCGGATTTATAAAAATTCACGGCTTCGCTGCTGAGTGGGAAGAGGACGGATTCATCGTTCGGAAACGTGTCAGGCCGAGCAAACATATCTCCCTTGGAATGGACCGAGTCAGCGGCCAGCAGGAACAGATATTTGATGGCTGGATGCAGGTCTTCCCGCACGACCAAGTTCGCCGAGGGGGCGAGCAGCGAGATGTCCTTGCTTGGCAGATTATCTACCAGATCAATGCCGCCTTGAGGCAGTGTCAGTTTTTTTAGATAGTGATGGGTGCGAGCATATGTTTCGGCTCGTTGGAAGGAATACAGCGCAATCTTTTTTCTGGCATGAATAAGTTCATTCACAGCTTTTGAATCAATTCCGGCAATGGTAACCAGCGCATCTATTTTGCCTTTCATCAACAAGGGGATAGCTGCCGAAGCTCCGGCTTCCACCAATTTTGCGTCTTCGATGGTGACTTCATTCTCATCCAAAAGGGTGGTCACCAGATGATTGGTACCGCTTCCCTTGGAGCCGACTGCGATGGAGTGGCCTTTGAGGTCGGCCAGCGTTTTTATTTTGAGTCGTTTTTTGTGGAATAGCCAGACCGGTTCATAATACAGGCTGCCCAAGCTTTGCAGGGTCGGGTGTTCTTCGGGGGTGGTGATACCTCCCTGCATGAGTGCTGCCTGCACATCAACTTCAGGGTCGCTGATGCGGGCCAGATTATCCATTGAGCCATTGGTTTGAATGATTTCCAATTCATACCCGTGTTTGGCAAAGAACGCCGCATATTGTTTGGCATATCCGTAGTACGCGCCACCTTCACCACCGGATACGATGGTTACTTTGTTCGGGGGTAATGGATCGACAAATTGGAAGGCGAACCAGAGGGCGCCGGCCAGAACACCTGCGGCCAGACCATAGATAATGACTGACATGAGCAGGTGGGATTTGAGCATCTTTACTAATTTGGCGAGGTATGGATTTTTCATGATTGAATGAATGTAAAGAATTCATGAAGAGGAGACAAGGCTCTTCATACTTTGGGAATGGATATTCATTTTGAGGTAGATGGTGCGTGCATCCGCAGTGAGGATGAAAACGTTATTGTTTCAAAGGTTTCGCCTTTACGGCGACCTGCTTTTTTTGAGGCGAAAAAAAGGAGGCAAAAAACGCCTTTTCGTTGTGAGCCTGATAACGGACCCAAGAGCCTGTACGCGGCTTCATTGCCCGACAGGATTGTCTGCGACGCAGACTCGGTCGGGCTACGTTACGCCGCGCGGGACAGGCTCTAAGGTTCGTTATCAATTGTCCGTCGTTGTAAGGGGGCGCTCGGTGTGGGTGATTATTTTTGATTTTAGGCTTTTCAATAAGCATCAACAATTTTATTTGAAAGAGTTGGCTGCTGACGGTGAGGAAAAGCAATGAGGAAAGAGAAAAGAGGGACTTCTTTTTTGGGTGGACGGTGCGTGCATCCGCAGTGAGGATGCAAGCGGTATTATTTCAAAGGTTTCGCCTTTACGGCGACCTGCTTTTTTTGAGGCGAAAAAAAGGAGGCAAAAAACGCCTTTTCGTTGTGAGCCTGATAACGGACCCAAGAGCCTGTACGCGGCTTCATTGCCCGACAGGATTGTCTGTGGCACAGGCTCGGTCGGGCTACATTTCGCCGCGCGGGACAGGCTCTAAGGTTCGTTATCAATTGTCCGTCGTTGTAAGGGGGCGCTCGGTGTGGGTGATTATTTTTGATTTTAGGCTTTTCAATAAGCATCAACAATTTTATTTGAAAGAGTTGGCTGCTGACGGTGAGGAAAAGCAATGAGGAAAGAGAAAAGAGGGACTTCTTTTTTGGGTGGACGGTGCGTGCATCCGCAGTGAGGATGCAAGCGGTATTATTTCAAAGGTTTCGCCTTTACGGCGACCTGCTTTTTTTGAGGTGAAAAAAAGGAGGCAAAAAACGCCTTTTCGTTGTGAGCCTGATAACGGGCCTTAGAGCCTGTACGCGGCTTCATTGCCCGACAGGATTGTCTGTGGCACAGACTCGGTCGGGCTACATTTCGCCGCGCGGGACAGGCTCTAAGGCCCGTTATCAATTGCCCGTCGTTGTAAGGAATTTCTCGTTGTAGGTGTTAATTTTTGATTCTAGGCTCTCCGATAACCATACAAGTTTTTTGATTTTTTATGTCACCGTGATTACTTTTTATTCCAAGCTCTTCGTTATCCATAAAGGGCCTTGGGGTGCTCCAGCACCCCAACACCGCTCTCCCTCCGAAGACGATTTTTTCCTTCTTCCACCCAATCAGACGAAGATGGGACTCAGCCCTTGATCGGCGGCTTAGAAACTGACCAATCGAAGGAGGTGGCTCTCGTCAGGGGATCAGGTGATTTGT
This genomic window contains:
- a CDS encoding TAXI family TRAP transporter solute-binding subunit, with product MKNPYLAKLVKMLKSHLLMSVIIYGLAAGVLAGALWFAFQFVDPLPPNKVTIVSGGEGGAYYGYAKQYAAFFAKHGYELEIIQTNGSMDNLARISDPEVDVQAALMQGGITTPEEHPTLQSLGSLYYEPVWLFHKKRLKIKTLADLKGHSIAVGSKGSGTNHLVTTLLDENEVTIEDAKLVEAGASAAIPLLMKGKIDALVTIAGIDSKAVNELIHARKKIALYSFQRAETYARTHHYLKKLTLPQGGIDLVDNLPSKDISLLAPSANLVVREDLHPAIKYLFLLAADSVHSKGDMFARPDTFPNDESVLFPLSSEAVNFYKSGPPFLMRYLPFQLAITVERLKILLIPLLTLLFPLFKITPPAYRWQIRRRIFKWYKHLKKLDMEAYEMKNTQDAQKMLAQLERMDRKVLETSVPLSYTDYIYSLRLHIRMIEDRLKKVIEEDTDASA
- the gltA gene encoding NADPH-dependent glutamate synthase, with amino-acid sequence MAENKKKKVRARTPMPHQDPIQRGKNFDEVALGYSREQALIEAERCLQCKKPLCQEGCPVNIDIKGFIAQLVDDDLQGAYSTIRKTNSLPAVCGRVCPQETQCEGKCILGKKHEPVAIGRLERYVADTYAAESACEEVTDLSTCALEREDLKVACIGAGPSSLTVAGYLAGRGIKVDVFEALHEPGGVLIYGIPEFRLPKSVVGRELDGLRELGVTFRTNWVGGKTITIQDLLEEGYNAIFIGVGAGLPRFLNVPGENLVGVFSANEYLTRVNLGRAYDFPNYDTPAYNARRVAVLGAGNVAMDAARTALRMGAEEVSIVYRRSEDEMPARREEIEHAIEEGIKLRCLCGPVSFHGDNQGRLKAMTVQKMELGEPDDSGRCSPVCIEGATEQVPCDMAIIAVGTRPNPILLEATPDLALNKWGYIEADAETGETSISNVFAGGDIVTGAATVISAMGAGRRAAKVIASRLL
- a CDS encoding multiheme c-type cytochrome; its protein translation is MKFKMLLAVGVLCVCVVQAHAANEGCIDCHGKDNPKLVVDWESSAMAKKGMGCEDCHGTEHDGPTNVDKSVLPTIKQCSKCHEKQARQFMLGKHARAEEALSIPPMGKKVNKQAPVVFRRACATCHQEICKGGGQCDACHSRHRFSAEEARKPEACLPCHMGNHPQYEAYGFSKHGALYKSRGLDDAVPTCATCHMSKGDHMVKTSWGFFGIRGEEPDKKQAAIQKKVKKSLSMLGPVLAPDSFRPDMAQWNERREAMLDICADCHSRSHAKGHLEEGDKVVTQANKMASGLISAADELKAMGELNQKEYFWLIRDKMHAQRMGMYINAFHQNPEGVLLDFIHFKRETMALKKNIQQKKGKK
- a CDS encoding DUF1566 domain-containing protein, whose translation is MIRIGFLSALLCMFALNGPAFGGAYPIVDTGQDGCFDNQSQTKCPKPGELFNGQDSQYKGNMARYQDNGDGTVSDLVTGLMWVKARGYKLSWRTAVNGAQVCRVGGYDDWRAPSIKELYSLMDFNGWVQGKAQDSVAFIDTRYFDFAWGNTRAGARIIDCQDWSSTLYKGTTMGGSRTAFGVNFADGRIKGYPIMDRGTRHDKYIRYVRGNSDYGRNDFVDNGNETIADKATGLVWQKTDDGKIRNWEQALSYCENLTLAGHNDWRLPNIKELQSIVDYSRSPTATGSAAIDPIFGVTEVESYFWSSTTHLDGPKPSHAAYVAFGRAMGYFAPPRSSANKDLMDVHGAGAQRSDPKAGDPSRYSQGHGPQGDDIRINNYVRCVSGGDVEYYEPSNDQIPEWKGIAGNDSNRSMKQDQNRPQKQGRRGSPPQEAFDACNGKSAGNRCTVETPRGTLSGICVDMPEGIVCVPKGGGGRRSRQ